AAAGGTGAATTAAGAGATCCAGTGAATTGTATGTATTCTTTGATGTGCAATTCTCTACAATCATGATTGATGTTTTAAGCGCGCTCTTGACAAGTTCCACATTCTCTGGACTTGGAAACTGTCCGGAAGAATCCTTAAGAAGCGTAACATAGCGATTAAAGAGATCATCAAATCTATTAAGAACTGGAGCCCAGCATATAATATCGCTCTTTTCCCAAACCCATTGTGTGAATGTTTGCAGATGGAGGAAAAGCTCCTCTTCGCTGCAAGACGCTAAACACTCAATATATCTTCTCTGGCATGGTTGTAGCCCGGCTAAAACCAGCTTATAGTTATCTCCCTTCGGGTAACCGATCTTCATTTTCTCTGGGTCGGCGTATAACGGTTACTTCTAGTTTCTCGGCAATTTAGACGGCAATATCTAGCCACAAGTGTTCGCGCAACAAACAAAACGCGTACGTGTTTAAAATTAACAATCCAAATGATCGTTTACAACGTTTTCTTGTAATGTACAAAATCCATCTTTAAATGGTACCAAATTCGGCCTTAATATTTGCCAATCTGGGTGTTTTGCTAATATACACGGGATAGACACTGTTTTTGGTCTAGaatcattaaaattttcatacCAACAGCTTTAATTAACCTAAAAGGGAACTAAATTTTATGCAACAGGTTAAAATGCTGAAAATACTTACATTATTCTATACGAAACATTTAAATTGTGGCGCGAGGTCAAAAATCTCCTCCAGCTGCCGAGAGGCTCCTGACCCCAGGGGCCTTAAACTCCAATTTCAGATTTGTATGTTTCACTCCCTTTCTCCAGTTTGGGTTTTCCCCTTTGTTTTATCCTATTAGAACTACATTTTGGTCGAACGTTCCCGCTTAACCTGAGTTTGCTGACCATTCGTCTCAACCGTCGAGAGTCAAGTCAATTCGACGAGTACCTCAAAAATCTCACTTTTAATATTTACGTTTCAATATCCATGCGAGTTTTTACGGCAGCTTCTACGTACAAGCTGGTCGCTCAATTCCATCTTCACAGGGAAACTTGCGCAAAATATCTGTTTCCTGCGTCTATATGCTGAGCTATCGGCCTTTGTAGACTTGagtccattaaagagaCGAGGTTCCGCCTAAATGTGACCTCTCGGGAGTCTCCAGAGAACATGAGCCACTCGTGGCCTCTTGCGGCTACATATATTTCCTTTACATCTGTCTATATCCGTATCTTGGCCCTGTTGATGCAGAACGAGCGCCCACATAGCACAGGCGATGTACACACACGACATCACAAGTTCAAGTCACAGGGATATTTTGTTCAAATTTCATCGTAGTCACACTTCTGCTTTTATTTAGtaaaaatttgcaaattatgccaaatttataaaatgaatAGCAGAAAATCCGAAGCTTCGTACAATACGCCGATAAAAATCGCTTTTGGCCAAAATAACAGAAGGGGAAGGTTCGAACTAAGAAGCGACCAGCTTAAAGAGATCTCAGCCGCGTTTAACCTGCTGGATTCCAACAATACCGGCAGAATCGACTACCACGAACTCAAGGTTTGTCTACCCATACACCTGATAGCTCCTAGGTCGCCATGAGAGCGCTCGGGTTCGAGGTGAAGAAGCAGGAGGTCCTGGACCTCATAGCAAAGTACGACAAGACGAACTCTGGGAACATTGACTTTGAGAACTTTAAGGATATAAGTATGTTGCTCACGTCTATGCAATGCTAATATTCCATTCTACAAACACATTCCAGTGACCAAAAAGTTTTACGAACGCGATCCAATGGACGAAATTAACAGGGCGTTTGACCTGTTTGACGAGGACAAAAAGGGTGTGTTTATTTTTGGTGCCTCTGAGAAGTGCACATTACGCTGGAGAATAACAATCGTACAGGTAAAATTGTCTTTAACGATCTCAAGAGGGTCTCAAGGGAACTGGTACGTTTGGCTGGCGGTTTACAAACAAACAGGGCCATGACTTGTCTGACGAGGACCTGCGCGCAATGAttgaagagtttgataACGATAGAGATGGAGCCAGTAAGTTCAAACGCTAAATGTCACATTCTCTAGTATCCAAGGAAGACTTTGTCGGAATAATGAGACAGACCACTTTGTACTAATATTCAGCATACCCAGTAGCATTGAAACACTTGATGTTTAAAAATCTTCCCAGTTGGGCATAATTTGGAGAAATTTCTCCCtaaatttccattttaaATCTTGAATTTCCTACCATTCATATTTATTAGTTTGTCTAGAATGGACCGTTTTGAAGCATCTTGCAAAAGTTTGTCTGAGAAATTAAGCCATCGTGTTTAGGCATTGAAGACTTTGTTCTCGGATTCATAAGGCTGATAAAGTCACACAGGCCCCAAGGACTTTCCAGGAAACCGACCCATGTTAAACTCATGCAATGGTACTTTAAAGGTTCTTTTGTGCAGCAGCAATCAACCATAAACAGTCATATCCCTTATGCATCACATTCATTTCTTGAACAAAAATGTGAGTCCACTCGTTAGAAAAAGGTCTTGTAGAAACGCGGATGTACACAAAGGGAGTTGTACTATACGTTCTCCAACATATTCAAGAGCCAAAGCGAGATACAATCGTGTCTACAAGTAACTTCATGTCCAACTATGGTATCATACAGTGCATTGCAATAGCAACTGGCATCCCTCTGGTAGATTTAGGAGTTAGAATATCCGACAAGGGTAATGAAAAGAGAGGcattatataaaaatagGCATGATCGCGGGTTCTATAGAGTTTATAACTGGTGAAGATCGTATTGATGTTGCTACCAAATGTTTGTTACATCCACATTTTACATGCAGTTTCAGACTATGGAGTCAATATCACGTATGATATGCTCAGTTTCAAGGCAAACTTAAAGGCAAATCACGTTTTAGTTGTGGAAAAATATACAGTCTTTATGAGTCTTTGTCACAGCAGAATTTGGAAGGTGCATGTGCCTAATGTAAAAACCATATACAGAAACTACCCATCATTTTAATCACAGGTTGCGGATTTCCCAGTAATAATACTAGAAAACTAGTAGAAGACCTTTCTATGAATTCTGACATTGAGGTCAGTTTCAAGGTTCCCGCGGAAgatacaaatgtgtagatcTGCTACCTGGGAGACTATGATCCTCATGGGTTTCTCATATTTTTATCCTACGCAAAAGGTTCTGTAAGCACAAGAATAAATAGCCTCATACCGGATGTCCACATAAATAGGAGGAAAGGGAATAGATACAAATGGATAGGAATACGTGCGAGTGATGTCGAGGAATATGGCATCAAGAAAGTAGTGGATTTGACAAAAAGAGAAATGAGAATATTGGAAAATCTAATCTCCGATCCAGAAGTAGCAGAAAACACCCTGTTGAGGCACGAAATTGAGCAGCAAAGAACAGTACAGAAAATAGAAATTGAAGCGCTGGAAGAGTCAACCAGCACTGGAGTATTATTCGAGTATGTTATCAGGAAAATATTGAGCCGAGAGTGGATAGAATTCTAGTATACAAGTCCAATTGTGTTACAGAAAGTAAAACTTCAATTCCTGGTGTGGTCCTTAATGTACCTGAAACAATATATTCTAACACATAAACGCCAACCTTGAGTATATCTCCTTTGGAATTGTCTGAATCGAGTACTTTTTAGTTAGGCTTGGCGACAGATGCCACGCACGGTTAGGATTTTTGGTTATTGGTACTATGTGCTTGTTTTTACATGGTCTAAAGTACTTTCTCATCAAAACTCTGAGTTTTCCAGAGCTAGGATTCATGACTCTTGCAAGTGAGTCTACTCTGAGCTGATGCTTATCGTGTTGGGTGAAGAATGGTATCAAACTCTCTCAAACACAAGTGTATAGTAAAAAttctttgttttttgtTGGAAAGGTGCACGAGCAGGTGATTTATGGTGTAATACACAATagtttggagattttgCCGAGGCCGCTTCTCTGCTAACATTATAACACAGGGACATATTTTTAGCAGTTATAATTCACCATGTACTTTGTCGTGGAGCAATGGAAGCTAATAAACGTGAAGCCTTCGCAACTTGGTCCGAATTATCAGCAGAACATTGAGGAAATGCTCCGTGACCAGGTAGAAGGCCATTGTACAGCAAAGTACGGTTATGTTGTGTGCGTAATTCGCATAGTACATAACGAAATTGGACGAGTTCAAGACGGGACTGCTATGattgttgtaaatgtaaagtatCAGGCCATTGTATTTAAACCGTTCAAGGACGAGGTTTGTTGCATCAATTCTAGCCATTACAATACACTAAATACACAGGTTCTTGACGCTATAGTAACGGATGTGAACAAACTTGGCTTCTTTGCTCAAGCTGGGCCCCTCAAGGTATTTGTCTCGAGAACCTCCATAGACCCAAACTTCGTCTATGACAATGACGCGGCATATCCGTGTTACTCTGATGGAACTATTAGCATAAAGCCTCAATCAGAGGTCAGAATGAGGATACAGGGTATCAGCTACGAGAACTCCAATATATTTGCCGTGGCAACCATAAACGCTGATCATTTGGGCGCATTTGAAAGTGATATTACAAATTAGACCGACAAACAACTTTATCGCACATCTTCTCTAGGATTCCTCAGGAATCTTTCGTTTACTTTGgcacatttacatttacgctacattttcctccttttgCGGTCACATCTCGACGTTTTTCCGTGGAATCTTCGCGGGGACCACATACGAGAAGATTCCACACAATTTCTTGCCTCTGCAGTAGTATTATTCCCTGTGCGCAGATTTAATGGTTAAATTGTGCGTAAATGTTCTATATTTCGCTCTTGTACTGAAAATTATTACGTGCGTTTGCTCTCTCAGTGTACACACCCCCTGCGACGtcattaaaatcctttCTCGCGACCTTCCACTGGATACGCGTCACAGAAGGACCATTTTACCCTTTAGTGATCCCGGAAAGTCCTCCTTCATATCCACAATGTCAAACTCGGAGAGTGATTACGGTACGTTTTGCGCATACACTCGATATACTCGGCCCACAGTCGGTAGCGTGATCCCAGACACTGTCCTTGAGGAGACTTTGGCGACAGAGGGCAGCGATACGACCTCCCTAAAGGCTATACTATCCAAGCTTCCAAGCGACTACAAGGGAATTGTCCTCTTTCTATTCCCATCAGTAGGCACCCCCTACTGTACAAAACAGGCGTGCAACTTTGCTCAATCACACAAGTCATTTAACGACCTCGGATACCAAGTCTACGGTCTCACTGCCAGCAGAAAAGCAATTGCGGTTCGTACACGTgtctataaatttatacGTAGAGCTCATGGTCGAAAAGAAATCAACTGACATACACGATCCTGTTTGACCAAAATTCTAAAATTGTAaagtatttaaaatgcaCTTGGATGTACTTTCTCATCAACAGGTATCACAACTTTCACTCTTATGAATAATACAGATCACACATTGTCATTGGGAAGGATGCaagaatattggcatttGAAAGAGGCGTAAATGCAGGTTTGCCATATTTCCACAATGTACACATTGTACAGAAAAATCCTCTTCAAGAGTTCTAGACTTGATCAAGGGATTAAAATAAATTCACAAAAGTCCTAGACCAACCTGAGAAAGGCGCACCTTCTAGGCATTAATGTTAATGGAGAATTCATTTGCGCAGTAGGTACCTTACCGTTTTTATTTGAGGGGTTCTATGTGATTATACAAGACTGGGCGTCAATACCTTTTCATGTGACTCACAGAGGCCTTGAAGAGCTGAAAACGTAAAAACAGGCTAAACATGTATACATTATGGAACCACCATAGTCAGAATCATTTTAAACAAATGCCAGTATGGCAAAACggtaattttaaattttctTAAAACCAACCTACTGCATTAAACGTGTGTGGTAATACAATCctctataatctttgaGAGTGAACTACTGTCTACAATATCCTCAGTTTTGCAGGTCTTGATGAGAGACCCGCTATGGAAGACCCAAACTGAAGTGCAGAGACGCAAAACGTCAACATCATGTGCCGCAATAAATGTTGCACAGTGTCTAAAGTGTGCCCTTATAATTTCATAAATTGGGACGTCTTCCTTTGTTGATCCAACctcatcctctggaggttcatCAATCAGGAGaaccttgaagaattcCCTGTAGAGCACTAGTCTTGCTACTGAAAGTGTGCGTAGCTGTGAGTTTGAGAGTACAGCTCCATAGTCTATATTTACATTGTCTGCGGAAGAAGTATCCTGTGGCTTCAATTCTGGGCCGTAGTATACCCTCTTGTAGTaccttggcatatccttgTGGTAATGATCCGGTAAAATGACCGTGTCAAGACCCTTACCGCCTGGAAGACTCTCGACAAACTTGATCAAACCACAAATTTCCAAGGCCATTTCAATATCAGCATCttcaaataacattcttggatcAATGAATCTACGTACAGTCCAACCTCTAAAGACAAATGGTAGTTGAGGTAGTACTCCAATAACTTGTCTagtcacattctttggcatatcattCAAATCACAGCCATCTAAGAATACAGAACCATCTCTATTTCTAGCCAAGTTTTGAAGTACTGACAATAGGGTAGACTTTCCTGCGCCAGTTCTTCCAATAACTCCAATAATGTCCGAGGTATCCGCAGAACAAGtaacattcttgagaaTAGCATACTTCTCCTTGGAATCCTTGGTAGAGTGGATGTATACACTAACattatccaactttatcctAGTAGTACCTGAAACTGCATACTTGGACACGTCAAGCACATTAACCTTGTGCCTAAAGAGCAATGTTCTAAGATTTGTACAATACAAGCCCCTCCTTGAAATATGTCTTGCAAAGCGCCTGGAAACAATATACTTCTCAACATTGTCCAAACTTAGGTTATTGTGATCTGAGTCCTTAGAACGGTCAACAACAATTTCCGTTCTATAAATGTTTCTCTTCTTGTTAAACTTTAGAGGTGTATTTTCAGGAATAAAACTTGAAAACCTCTTGACAGAGCCAATATGCATTTCCATCAAACAGTACAGTTTGAggaaatttgcaaatgaGGTATTCAAGCTAAGGAAGATGGAATATGCCATGGCATAATATCCAACTTGTAATTCATTTCCTGTCCAGCgtgaaagaagaagaggaaagACAAGAATGAACAAAGCCAAAGGTGATAGAAATAATCTGGACGAAATTGTTCCCCAAGTCATTGCTGAATATGTCAAAAGAAAACACCTTAGATTATAATCAACACTTTCTGCCATAGCATGAACTAATTCCCACTCCTTTTTAAAGCTCCTATAAATTGATAGACCTGATATAGCCGTTTCTATGGTAGAATCAATTTGGCCAAATGTTTCCAAGCGTGCCAGATATGCGTTCTTGCAGGACCTTACATAGTAGTATACAAGGAGCCTAAGAATGATCAAACCAAGTAATACAGCAAGTGGAGTAGCCCATGGTACCAAAAAGAATAGTGTCAACATATGGACCGCAGTTTCAATTGACAATACAGATGAATCGTGGagaaaatatccaaatatGTTGTCAATGAAAAACGtatccatatacaagaatgtCAAAATGCTGCCTAGCGACGCCTTTATTCTTAAAACAGCCAAATTGTTTGTAAACAGAGAGTTTATGCAATATTCATGAATCCTTAGTGCACCATTTAGGGAAGCGGATGTCATCGCAACTACACGGAAGAAAGCTCCAATCATGACAGCGATGGAAAGAATGACAATCCATTGTAATGCCTTAATACAGTATTCTTTAACATCCTCTAGTGATATTCTTGCTCCGTCATGTTCCTTTGCATATTCAAGGACTGAATCTGATACTTTGGAAGTAATAACAAATTTGGTATTATCCAAAGTTGCAAAGGTAAATGTAAGTATAAAGAAGAACATAATGGGCCAGCCCGTAGCGAGGAAATAGGCTCTATACGGCTTAAAACTCTTACTATTTGTATCCTTTGTATCCTGTATCTCTTGAAGTGTTGGTGAATCAGAGTATCTAGATTCTGTCGATCTCCTTCGTCCTAGTCTGGTAAAGTCATCAGAACTGCATCTTCTGAGGATATCATGTGATACAGGCGGAAGCTTTACCCTATCAAAAGGTCTTGGAGGTTCAATATGACCAACTTCGTGCTCTATTAGGGATTTAAGCTTATTGCTCTGTAAAAGAGTTTTATTTACCAGGAAATATATTGGAGCATCCGGGAATGATTTTTGAGATTCAGATGCTACACAAGCATCCAAAATACGCTTGGATATCGTTAGAACTGTAGATACATCTTCTTTCACCAATAGTCCATCATTAATATTAAAGAGATTCCTAAAGATAGTTCTTGCAACAAATGGATCCAAGCTAGTGAAACAGTCATCAAGGACTACCAAAAAGGAATGTCCAGATTCACTCTCTCTATTAGTCTTGCTAAAGATGAGATAGGCATAGATGGCACGAGCAAGTCCAACTCTCACTCTCTGACCTCCACTGAGGGAGTAGCCATGTTCAGAAATCTTACGCAGGTCACCTCCTTCCCAAGTGGATATGTCATGCTCAAGTTCAACTGCTTTTATGACTGTCTTGTAAAGCtcctcatcaaatctgtgaccaaaggtaatgttagatctgatggtacccttttgtagccaTACATCCTGAGAGgcatagaatattggcatgttgGTAGATAGAGGCAACAcagccattgatccttctaccagagtcatgtcaccaagAACCGCCTTGATAAAGTTGGTCTTTCCAGAACCTTTAGCACCAGTAATGATGGCAAGGTCACCAGTAttgaggacaaagtcaaggtCTCTCAGATATGTGGTACCAGTGTGGTCTAAAAGATCCTTCCTGCTATTGATCCAGGCAAAGGAGGCCTTCTTGAACATTACAACTAGGCCTTTTGGCAGTGTCTTATCCTCATCAGGTAGTGCCTCTGGCAGAGGAATATCCCCAGTAAACTTGTTATCCGgaagataaaagtttggtgaACAAGTTCTAAAAAATCTTTCAACCCTTTTGAATGATATTATGGTAAAAACTAAAAGTTTGAGTTTAAGAGGAACCATGTATAGTGGACCAAGAATCTTTAACAGAACAAAGATTGATGCCAAGAGCCCAGAAGGATTTATGCTCTTGACATCTTCAGAAACTTCAACTTGTCCGACAAAATCATTAATTAGAACAATGATGTCTATGCACATTATTGATGTCATGAGGACCTTGTTCATGAGAGATAAAAAGAAACGAATAGGTACAATGACCAGTTCATCATTCCTAGCCTCTGTAATAGCATTGTGGCCGATATCATCTAATGACATTCTCTCGATAAGATCCAGGGCTGAAACAATTTCCTCAGACCTAGCGATTCTATTATCCCTAACCCCAAAGAAATATTTCATAACAAAACCATTGACGAGTTCCATTACGAACATGCATGCCACCAAAGATAGTGaaatgataaggatagTGAGTGCCTTCATGTTAAACTGCTGGCTAATCAAGATGAGACCGTATGTGAACGCTGTCAGAAAATCAATCATGCCAGTTGTGAACTCGACAAAAAGTGGAATGTAATGTGGATCGTTTAAAACAAGGGAATAAATCTTGGGAGTTACTTTATTGTTTTTGTGGCGTCTAGCAGGACATAATAGTGGGTCACTTGAGCATGTATCCTCTCCGGAACATCCGTGAATGATGCTCTTGCAGGCTCCTTCCTTGGACTGCAAATTGCTGAAAAAGGTGCGCCTATAGCACAGTCCATGTTGAAAGGTGGTTACCCGGAGACATGAATCAATAATTGCAGTAAGCCTCTGTAAATAGTAGTAAATGTGGTCCATGCAAATCTCTTTGAAAAGCTCAATGATGACAATGGAGAGGGCCAATCCAGAAAACGTCATGAACCTAAAATTTCCAGTAGAGAGAAGATTGAGCAATCTGTGAAGTATGATCGCAACGCTCATTCCAATTGCGTTCATAAAGATAATTGCCGTTATGGCAAGCAGAATcctcttccaaaaggtcaGCCAAATGGCCCTGAACAAAATGTACCTGACTGGTTTCTTTGTTTTCTTCTTTGCTTCTTCACTTAGAGACTCAAAAGTCTCAATACTGGCTATCCCATCACTTACATGTCTCGAGAATACCGGTTGCCATATGAGAAGCTGGTCAGCCAGTGGAAGTGGGTGGAGCATGTAAGGGTCCAGATACTCTTTGGCAGTTGCTTTAACCCATTTGTGTGCCCAAAtaaaaaagacaaagttgaagattCCTCTGTCATCAAAGTAGCGGAATCGCCTACCATCCTGTGTCACGGCCTTTTTCCTGAGAACTTCCACCTCACTTTCCCAAAAGTGATGAGTGATAGTCTCTGAGGCATGCACTGTATCCgacattttaatgtttgTAAAAAACTCAAAAGTGGGATTCTAGTGTGAGGGAGAATGCAAATTGCAAAGACAGAACTGAACGAGTCCACCCTCTACCCTCACTCCCCTAGTGTTATGAAATGAGCAGCCATGTGTTTACATGAAAACAAAACATAAATTTGGTCAACTAACATCCTGCACTAATAAAAAAGCGGAAAATAACTCTGCGAAGAATATTCTTCGGATATCCCCATTAACGAAGAAAAGGGAGAGAAAATATTTCCTCCAGAAGAatttttcttccttgtctTAATCGCTATATTTTTAGTTCATCCTACTAATTTGCTCTTGAAAACTGTCACATGTGTGTCACGGCACAAAACAAGGAGTTCCATCTGCTGTGAGTTCGTGGACCTTCGCATGTTGCCCCGTGATTGGTGAGTTTTATGCCAAATTTTGCTACAGATCAAGAGAATGTCGTTGTTGGACAAAGTGTCTGGATGGTTGTTGTATTGTCTTCCATAGGAATTGCTATcgagagtagtctagagggcTGTATCGCTAGCACTACCTACTGGCAGAGCATACTGCATTGATATTGTCGTGATTCCATGGATTATTTTTGGCTTGTTGCAATGATTAGCCGTCCCTTTTGCCCATATTGTCCTTTCTCGTCCCTATTCACCCACACATTTGAAAGTGTCTATGGTGTGAGCAGGAGATTGTGCATCTTCCATGACCAGTGCATTGTCGCTAGTTCCTCTATTCTCTGCCACATGTTAATAGATGTGGATTATACCTAGAATTTGGTCTGTCCATGTGCTTTTGGGGACAGAGGATGGGACCAT
This region of Theileria equi strain WA chromosome 1, complete sequence genomic DNA includes:
- a CDS encoding centrin, putative (encoded by transcript BEWA_032260A) — translated: MNSRKSEASYNTPIKIAFGQNNRRGRFELRSDQLKEISAAFNLLDSNNTGRIDYHELKVAMRALGFEVKKQEVLDLIAKYDKTNSGNIDFENFKDIMTKKFYERDPMDEINRAFDLFDEDKKGKIVFNDLKRVSRELGHDLSDEDLRAMIEEFDNDRDGAISKEDFVGIMRQTTLY
- a CDS encoding hypothetical protein (encoded by transcript BEWA_032270A), translating into MIAGSIEFITGEDRIDVATKYYGVNITYDMLSFKANLKANHVLVVEKYTVFMSLCHSRIWKKLPIILITGCGFPSNNTRKLVEDLSMNSDIEICYLGDYDPHGFLIFLSYAKGSVSTRINSLIPDVHINRRKGNRYKWIGIRASDVEEYGIKKVVDLTKREMRILENLISDPEVAENTLLRHEIEQQRTVQKIEIEALEESTSTGVLFEYVIRKILSREWIEF
- a CDS encoding DNA-directed RNA polymerase II subunit Rpb7, putative (encoded by transcript BEWA_032280A); the protein is MYFVVEQWKLINVKPSQLGPNYQQNIEEMLRDQVEGHCTAKYGYVVCVIRIVHNEIGRVQDGTAMIVVNVKYQAIVFKPFKDEVLDAIVTDVNKLGFFAQAGPLKVFVSRTSIDPNFVYDNDAAYPCYSDGTISIKPQSEVRMRIQGISYENSNIFAVATINADHLGAFESDITN
- a CDS encoding signal peptide-containing protein (encoded by transcript BEWA_032290A); amino-acid sequence: MVKLCVNVLYFALVLKIITCVCSLSVHTPCDVIKILSRDLPLDTRHRRTILPFSDPGKSSFISTMSNSESDYVGSVIPDTVLEETLATEGSDTTSLKAILSKLPSDYKGIVLFLFPSVGTPYCTKQACNFAQSHKSFNDLGYQVYGLTASRKAIASSWSKRNQLTYTILFDQNSKIVKYLKCTWMYFLINRSHIVIGKDARILAFERGVNAEKSSSRVLDLIKGLK
- a CDS encoding ABC transporter, ATP-binding protein domain containing protein (encoded by transcript BEWA_032300A) — encoded protein: MSDTVHASETITHHFWESEVEVLRKKAVTQDGRRFRYFDDRGIFNFVFFIWAHKWVKATAKEYLDPYMLHPLPLADQLLIWQPVFSRHVSDGIASIETFESLSEEAKKKTKKPVRYILFRAIWLTFWKRILLAITAIIFMNAIGMSVAIILHRLLNLLSTGNFRFMTFSGLALSIVIIELFKEICMDHIYYYLQRLTAIIDSCLRVTTFQHGLCYRRTFFSNLQSKEGACKSIIHGCSGEDTCSSDPLLCPARRHKNNKVTPKIYSLVLNDPHYIPLFVEFTTGMIDFLTAFTYGLILISQQFNMKALTILIISLSLVACMFVMELVNGFVMKYFFGVRDNRIARSEEIVSALDLIERMSLDDIGHNAITEARNDELVIVPIRFFLSLMNKVLMTSIMCIDIIVLINDFVGQVEVSEDVKSINPSGLLASIFVLLKILGPLYMVPLKLKLLVFTIISFKRVERFFRTCSPNFYLPDNKFTGDIPLPEALPDEDKTLPKGLVVMFKKASFAWINSRKDLLDHTGTTYLRDLDFVLNTGDLAIITGAKGSGKTNFIKAVLGDMTLVEGSMAVLPLSTNMPIFYASQDVWLQKGTIRSNITFGHRFDEELYKTVIKAVELEHDISTWEGGDLRKISEHGYSLSGGQRVRVGLARAIYAYLIFSKTNRESESGHSFLVVLDDCFTSLDPFVARTIFRNLFNINDGLLVKEDVSTVLTISKRILDACVASESQKSFPDAPIYFLVNKTLLQSNKLKSLIEHEVGHIEPPRPFDRVKLPPVSHDILRRCSSDDFTRLGRRRSTESRYSDSPTLQEIQDTKDTNSKSFKPYRAYFLATGWPIMFFFILTFTFATLDNTKFVITSKVSDSVLEYAKEHDGARISLEDVKEYCIKALQWIVILSIAVMIGAFFRVVAMTSASLNGALRIHEYCINSLFTNNLAVLRIKASLGSILTFLYMDTFFIDNIFGYFLHDSSVLSIETAVHMLTLFFLVPWATPLAVLLGLIILRLLVYYYVRSCKNAYLARLETFGQIDSTIETAISGLSIYRSFKKEWELVHAMAESVDYNLRCFLLTYSAMTWGTISSRLFLSPLALFILVFPLLLSRWTGNELQVGYYAMAYSIFLSLNTSFANFLKLYCLMEMHIGSVKRFSSFIPENTPLKFNKKRNIYRTEIVVDRSKDSDHNNLSLDNVEKYIVSRRFARHISRRGLYCTNLRTLLFRHKVNVLDVSKYAVSGTTRIKLDNVSVYIHSTKDSKEKYAILKNVTCSADTSDIIGVIGRTGAGKSTLLSVLQNLARNRDGSVFLDGCDLNDMPKNVTRQVIGVLPQLPFVFRGWTVRRFIDPRMLFEDADIEMALEICGLIKFVESLPGGKGLDTVILPDHYHKDMPRYYKRVYYGPELKPQDTSSADNVNIDYGAVLSNSQLRTLSVARLVLYREFFKVLLIDEPPEDEVGSTKEDVPIYEIIRAHFRHCATFIAAHDVDVLRLCTSVWVFHSGSLIKTCKTEDIVDSSSLSKIIEDCITTHV